A single region of the Devosia sp. FJ2-5-3 genome encodes:
- a CDS encoding Gfo/Idh/MocA family oxidoreductase, whose product MSQLRIGIIGLGWFGEIHAETIIGIPNLKLEALCTRTPERLAEQGKKFGVSKLYTDYHDMLADPDIDAVSICTMWDQHTEPAIAALKAGKHVFLEKPIASTPEDARKIVEAAKTSKGILFIGHVVRFNPRFRMAKQAIDEGRIGKIVALSSRRNIPAAWTPTILNKIGPIVGDAIHDTDIMLWLTGEKIVSAYAQTISVRNLAHPDIGQTMFRFENGATATLETVWCMPDKTPFDIDERMSVIGTEGIIHIQDTFPNLAIVDGNKLHSPDTTYWPMFDGVRGGALRDEFDYFARKAIAGEQPDIGRPEDAANALEACLAAEESARTGTIIRIA is encoded by the coding sequence ATGTCGCAATTGCGCATCGGCATTATCGGGCTTGGCTGGTTCGGGGAGATCCATGCCGAGACCATCATCGGCATTCCCAATCTGAAGCTGGAGGCGCTGTGCACGCGCACGCCCGAACGGCTGGCCGAACAGGGCAAAAAGTTCGGCGTTTCAAAGCTCTATACCGACTATCACGACATGCTGGCCGACCCGGACATCGACGCGGTGTCGATCTGCACCATGTGGGACCAGCACACCGAGCCGGCGATCGCCGCACTCAAGGCCGGCAAGCACGTCTTCCTCGAAAAGCCTATCGCCTCCACGCCGGAAGACGCCCGCAAGATCGTCGAGGCGGCCAAGACCTCGAAGGGCATCCTCTTTATCGGCCACGTCGTGCGCTTCAATCCACGCTTCCGCATGGCCAAGCAGGCGATCGATGAAGGCAGGATCGGCAAGATCGTGGCCCTGTCGTCGCGCCGGAACATCCCGGCTGCGTGGACGCCGACCATCCTCAACAAGATCGGGCCGATTGTCGGCGACGCCATCCACGACACCGACATCATGCTGTGGCTGACCGGCGAGAAAATCGTTTCGGCCTATGCCCAGACCATTTCCGTCCGCAATCTCGCCCATCCCGATATCGGCCAGACCATGTTCCGCTTCGAGAATGGCGCTACAGCGACGCTCGAGACGGTGTGGTGCATGCCCGACAAGACGCCATTCGACATTGACGAGCGCATGTCCGTCATAGGCACCGAGGGCATCATCCATATTCAGGACACGTTCCCGAACCTGGCGATCGTTGATGGAAACAAGCTGCACAGCCCCGACACGACCTATTGGCCGATGTTCGACGGCGTTCGCGGCGGGGCGCTGCGCGACGAATTCGACTATTTTGCCCGCAAGGCGATTGCCGGCGAACAGCCCGATATCGGTCGCCCCGAGGACGCCGCCAACGCGCTCGAGGCGTGCCTTGCCGCCGAAGAATCGGCGCGCACGGGCACAATCATCCGCATTGCCTAG
- a CDS encoding OpgC domain-containing protein: MSLPEQALRTTAFPAWHGIRSALVPSLSRAADGLSGRDPRLDMFRGLALVMIFINHVPGTLYENYTNRNFGFSDSAEAFVFMSGLAAGLAYSSAFRGGNLWLAIARVWARARHLYFVHIAVTMISLAIFAGAALWFAMPAVLLKNNVEPVLNQPLQSLIGIPLLTHQLGYLNILPLYAVLLLAAPIALMVGLRRPWLMLGLSVALWVIAGQFRLNLPNFPNPGGWFFNPFSWQILFVTGLLSGMAMKRGQTFIPLNTALYAAAAAFLVLVLLWVKIPELGIAGRNVLAALSKAGAPFYITSFDKTYVALPRLLHALALFYVLGHMPAMLSLARSRYAAPLRAMGRQGLAVFATGTVISLFLQVVKTPRQPDPLFDGLILAAGLLTLWGLAITLNYTAALRARAASSRPAASTQ; encoded by the coding sequence ATGTCACTGCCTGAGCAAGCTCTCCGCACCACCGCATTTCCGGCTTGGCACGGCATTCGATCCGCCCTCGTGCCGTCTCTGTCGCGCGCAGCCGACGGCTTGAGTGGACGGGATCCGCGCCTCGACATGTTTCGCGGCCTGGCCTTGGTCATGATTTTTATCAATCACGTGCCCGGGACGCTCTACGAGAACTATACCAATCGCAATTTCGGGTTTTCCGACTCCGCCGAGGCCTTCGTTTTCATGTCGGGCCTGGCGGCGGGCCTCGCCTATTCCAGTGCCTTTCGCGGCGGAAACCTGTGGTTGGCCATCGCGCGGGTCTGGGCGCGGGCGCGGCACCTCTACTTCGTGCACATCGCGGTGACGATGATCAGCCTCGCCATTTTTGCCGGGGCGGCGCTGTGGTTTGCCATGCCGGCCGTGTTGCTCAAGAACAATGTCGAGCCGGTGCTCAACCAGCCGCTCCAATCCCTGATCGGCATTCCGCTGCTCACCCATCAGCTCGGATATCTCAATATCCTGCCGCTCTATGCCGTGCTGCTGCTTGCCGCCCCGATCGCCCTCATGGTCGGATTGCGCCGGCCATGGCTGATGTTGGGTCTGTCGGTCGCGCTGTGGGTGATTGCCGGTCAGTTTCGGCTCAACCTGCCGAATTTTCCCAATCCGGGCGGCTGGTTTTTCAACCCCTTCTCCTGGCAGATCCTGTTCGTCACAGGCCTGCTGTCGGGTATGGCGATGAAGCGTGGCCAGACGTTCATTCCCCTGAACACCGCCCTCTATGCCGCCGCGGCGGCTTTTTTGGTTCTCGTGCTGCTCTGGGTGAAAATCCCGGAGCTCGGCATCGCCGGACGCAACGTCCTGGCCGCTCTTTCAAAGGCAGGCGCCCCCTTCTACATCACCTCGTTCGACAAGACCTACGTGGCCTTGCCCCGCCTCCTGCATGCGCTGGCGCTGTTTTACGTGCTTGGGCACATGCCTGCCATGCTGAGCCTGGCGCGATCCCGCTATGCCGCGCCCCTTCGCGCCATGGGCCGGCAGGGGCTGGCCGTGTTCGCCACGGGGACCGTGATCAGCCTCTTCCTGCAAGTGGTGAAAACGCCGCGCCAACCCGATCCGCTATTCGATGGCCTGATCCTCGCCGCGGGGCTTCTCACTCTCTGGGGGCTGGCCATAACGCTCAACTACACAGCCGCACTCCGCGCCAGGGCAGCTTCATCGCGGCCGGCGGCGTCGACCCAATAG
- a CDS encoding oxidoreductase: MSATDKQNVWLITGCTSGLGRAIAETVLGAGYRAVVTALKLEDVADIAARFPETALTAALDVTNRDQAFEVVAQGEARFGSVDVLINNAGFGFMGAVEESAPAEYRPMFDVNLFGTINMIQAVLPGMRARRHGHIMNISSVGGFTASIGFGLYAAAKFGVEAVSESLTLEVKPLGINVSVIEPGQFRTNFRGSSMSTAKQMIEDYSETVGKTRAFIGSSHGTQHGDPVRAAEVMIKLSEMENPPFRMPLGGDAYQRVRAKLAAVEKDIAAHEELGTDVNFPGLVAKSRL, translated from the coding sequence ATGTCCGCAACCGACAAGCAAAACGTCTGGCTCATCACGGGCTGCACCAGTGGCCTCGGACGCGCCATCGCCGAAACGGTCCTCGGCGCCGGCTATCGGGCCGTGGTGACTGCGCTCAAGCTCGAGGACGTTGCCGATATCGCGGCTCGGTTTCCGGAAACGGCGCTGACGGCCGCGCTCGACGTCACCAATCGCGACCAGGCCTTTGAGGTCGTCGCGCAGGGCGAAGCCAGGTTTGGCTCGGTTGACGTGCTGATCAACAATGCCGGCTTCGGGTTCATGGGCGCCGTCGAAGAGAGCGCTCCGGCCGAATATCGCCCGATGTTCGACGTGAACCTCTTCGGCACGATCAACATGATCCAGGCCGTGCTTCCGGGCATGCGCGCGCGCCGCCACGGTCACATCATGAACATCTCGTCGGTCGGAGGCTTCACCGCCTCGATCGGGTTCGGGCTCTATGCTGCCGCCAAGTTCGGCGTCGAGGCCGTGTCCGAGTCCCTGACCCTCGAGGTCAAGCCGCTGGGGATCAATGTCAGCGTGATCGAGCCGGGCCAGTTCCGCACCAATTTCCGTGGGTCTTCCATGTCCACGGCCAAGCAGATGATCGAGGACTATTCCGAGACCGTCGGCAAGACCCGCGCCTTTATCGGCTCGTCGCATGGCACCCAGCACGGCGACCCGGTGCGCGCTGCAGAAGTCATGATCAAGCTCTCCGAAATGGAAAACCCGCCCTTCCGCATGCCGCTCGGCGGCGACGCCTACCAGCGCGTCCGTGCCAAGCTCGCTGCGGTCGAAAAGGATATCGCCGCCCATGAAGAATTGGGCACGGACGTCAACTTCCCCGGCCTGGTGGCCAAGTCCCGGCTCTAG
- a CDS encoding Gfo/Idh/MocA family oxidoreductase has product MSTLRVLVVGLGNMGMSHAKAYTKIDGFDVVGVCTRHIDQVELPEALQGAARYSDFEKALAELKPDVVSINTMPDTHAPYAIKAMEAGTHVFVEKPMALTVADADKVVETARRTGRKLVIGYILRQHPSWNKFIEIARELGTPLVFRMNLNQQSNGETWSWHKRLMDSFTPLVDCGVHYVDVMCQMTDAKPVKVHAIGAKLTDEVAKQNYGMLQVQFDDGSVGWYEAGWGPMVSETAFFVKDVFGPKGSVSIVMAENAEGVKSDDINAHTKTNQILRHYADMNKPDERIDMSDEPDHDELCEREQRYLLKAIRENLDLGQHMTDGVNSLRIVLAADESIHSGEVVRL; this is encoded by the coding sequence ATGAGCACTTTACGCGTTCTCGTCGTCGGCCTGGGCAATATGGGCATGAGCCATGCCAAGGCCTATACCAAGATCGACGGGTTCGATGTGGTGGGCGTCTGTACCCGCCACATCGACCAGGTCGAACTGCCCGAGGCGCTGCAGGGCGCCGCCAGGTACAGCGATTTCGAAAAAGCACTGGCCGAACTCAAGCCAGACGTCGTCTCGATCAACACCATGCCGGACACCCACGCGCCCTACGCCATCAAGGCGATGGAAGCGGGAACGCATGTGTTCGTTGAAAAGCCCATGGCCCTGACGGTCGCGGACGCCGATAAGGTGGTCGAGACTGCCAGGCGCACCGGCCGCAAGCTCGTTATCGGCTACATTCTCCGCCAGCATCCGAGCTGGAACAAGTTCATCGAGATCGCGCGCGAGCTCGGAACGCCGCTGGTGTTCCGCATGAACCTCAACCAGCAATCGAATGGCGAGACCTGGTCCTGGCACAAGCGCCTGATGGACAGCTTCACCCCGCTCGTCGACTGCGGCGTGCACTATGTCGATGTGATGTGCCAGATGACCGACGCCAAGCCGGTCAAGGTCCACGCCATCGGCGCCAAGCTGACCGATGAAGTGGCCAAGCAAAACTATGGCATGCTGCAGGTGCAGTTCGATGACGGCTCGGTCGGCTGGTATGAGGCCGGCTGGGGACCGATGGTCAGCGAAACGGCCTTCTTCGTGAAGGACGTCTTCGGGCCCAAGGGCTCGGTGTCCATCGTCATGGCCGAAAATGCCGAGGGCGTGAAATCGGACGATATCAACGCCCACACCAAGACCAACCAGATCCTTCGCCACTATGCGGACATGAACAAGCCGGACGAACGCATCGACATGTCCGATGAACCCGACCACGACGAGCTTTGCGAGCGCGAACAACGCTATCTGCTCAAGGCCATCCGGGAAAATCTCGATCTCGGCCAGCACATGACCGATGGCGTCAACAGCCTGCGCATCGTGCTCGCCGCCGACGAATCCATCCATTCCGGCGAAGTCGTTCGCCTCTGA
- a CDS encoding SDR family oxidoreductase yields MSGFGGKTVVITGAAGGIGLCLAHWFGSRGAQIVGLDKSVTSGGAASTLEDAGINTRFMRLDIGDAEAVEAAFSEIERVDVLVNNAGYSHHHVLRLTDPSSWAEEINGNLNGAFYCAHAAAGSMKENRSGVIVNIASVNGQGALGDPAYSAAKAGMISMTRTLAQELGKYGIRSNCVMPGTVRTPLWRERAQKDPDVLKTLERWYPLGRIVEPEEVASVVGFLASDAASAVSGAIIPVDCGLSSGNIVMTRELTLEDL; encoded by the coding sequence ATGAGCGGATTCGGAGGCAAAACCGTCGTCATAACGGGAGCGGCAGGCGGCATCGGGCTTTGTCTCGCCCACTGGTTCGGCTCGCGGGGCGCGCAGATCGTGGGGCTGGACAAATCCGTCACCTCCGGCGGCGCGGCCAGCACGCTTGAAGATGCGGGGATCAACACGCGCTTCATGCGGCTCGATATCGGCGATGCCGAAGCGGTCGAGGCCGCGTTCAGCGAGATCGAGCGGGTCGATGTGCTGGTCAACAATGCCGGATATTCGCATCACCACGTGCTGCGCCTTACCGACCCGTCGAGCTGGGCGGAAGAGATCAACGGCAATCTCAATGGCGCATTCTACTGCGCCCATGCAGCCGCCGGGAGCATGAAGGAAAACCGGTCCGGCGTGATCGTCAACATCGCCTCGGTGAACGGCCAGGGTGCGCTGGGAGATCCCGCCTATTCGGCCGCCAAGGCGGGCATGATTTCCATGACAAGGACCCTCGCCCAGGAACTCGGCAAATATGGCATTCGCAGCAATTGCGTGATGCCGGGGACCGTGCGGACGCCGCTTTGGCGCGAGCGCGCGCAAAAAGACCCCGATGTGCTCAAGACGTTGGAGCGCTGGTATCCGCTCGGGCGCATCGTCGAGCCCGAGGAAGTGGCCTCGGTGGTGGGGTTTCTCGCCTCCGATGCTGCCAGCGCCGTGTCCGGCGCGATCATACCGGTCGATTGCGGCCTCAGTTCAGGAAATATCGTGATGACCCGCGAGCTGACGCTCGAGGATCTCTAG
- a CDS encoding NAD-dependent succinate-semialdehyde dehydrogenase, translated as MTTSYAPIGLYINGEWRQAAETLPVIDPATTSEIGRVPVASKADLDDALTAAEAGFRLWSGMGVDKRTPILKAAVQLLRDRAQAIGAIMSREQGKPIAEAKAEIMRSAALLEWDIEEGRRLYGRVIDGAAGMSNLALRRPIGPIAAFTPWNFPASIPARKLGALAAGCSIILKPAEETPATACAMVQCFADAGLPAGVLNLVFGNPAEISDYLIGSPIIRMATLTGSVPVGKIVASKAAAMMKPAVMELGGHAPVIICEDADFARIGEMAVLAKFRNAGQICTCPTRFLVHRSGYEAFLSAFAAATEKLKIGRGDDPQSQMGPLVNARRLEAVDELVQDAVARGARLVTGGRRIGDEGWFYQPTILADVPLDARAMQEEPFGPIALVVAFDELDQAIAIANSVPFGLASYAFTESARNVARLTNEVEAGLLSINHFGASQPEGPFGGVKESGLGQEGGVEGLLSFTSVRYIQHKY; from the coding sequence ATGACCACCTCTTACGCACCTATCGGCCTCTACATCAACGGCGAGTGGCGACAGGCCGCCGAGACGCTTCCCGTCATCGATCCGGCGACAACCAGCGAAATCGGACGGGTCCCGGTCGCCAGCAAGGCCGATCTCGATGACGCGCTTACGGCGGCCGAGGCCGGCTTCCGACTTTGGAGCGGCATGGGCGTGGACAAGCGCACACCCATCCTCAAGGCGGCGGTTCAGCTCCTGCGCGATCGCGCCCAGGCCATCGGCGCGATCATGAGCCGCGAGCAGGGCAAGCCCATCGCCGAGGCGAAGGCGGAGATCATGCGCTCCGCGGCCTTGCTGGAATGGGACATCGAGGAAGGTCGCCGTCTCTATGGTCGGGTGATCGATGGCGCCGCTGGCATGTCCAATCTGGCGCTTCGGCGTCCGATCGGCCCGATCGCGGCCTTCACACCGTGGAATTTCCCGGCGTCCATCCCGGCCCGCAAGCTCGGTGCACTGGCGGCCGGATGTTCGATTATCCTCAAGCCGGCCGAAGAAACACCTGCCACGGCCTGCGCCATGGTGCAGTGCTTTGCCGATGCGGGCCTCCCCGCCGGGGTGCTGAACCTCGTCTTCGGTAATCCCGCTGAAATCTCGGACTATCTGATCGGCTCGCCGATCATTCGCATGGCGACGCTGACCGGATCGGTGCCGGTAGGCAAGATCGTGGCGAGCAAGGCCGCAGCCATGATGAAGCCCGCCGTGATGGAACTGGGCGGCCATGCGCCCGTGATCATCTGCGAGGATGCCGATTTCGCCCGTATCGGCGAAATGGCAGTGCTGGCAAAATTCCGCAATGCCGGCCAGATCTGCACCTGTCCGACGCGCTTTCTCGTTCATCGCTCCGGCTATGAAGCTTTCCTGTCGGCATTCGCTGCCGCCACCGAAAAGCTGAAGATCGGACGCGGCGACGATCCGCAATCGCAGATGGGGCCGCTCGTCAATGCCCGCCGCCTGGAAGCCGTCGACGAATTGGTGCAAGACGCGGTCGCACGCGGCGCACGCCTTGTCACTGGCGGCCGCCGTATCGGTGACGAGGGCTGGTTCTATCAACCCACCATCCTCGCCGACGTGCCGCTCGATGCCCGGGCCATGCAGGAAGAGCCCTTCGGCCCGATTGCGCTGGTCGTCGCATTCGACGAGCTGGACCAAGCCATCGCCATCGCAAACTCGGTCCCCTTCGGATTGGCCAGCTACGCCTTCACCGAATCCGCGCGCAACGTTGCCCGGCTCACCAATGAGGTGGAAGCCGGCCTGCTCTCGATCAACCACTTCGGGGCCTCCCAGCCGGAGGGGCCTTTCGGTGGCGTCAAGGAAAGTGGCCTTGGCCAGGAAGGCGGGGTGGAAGGCCTTCTGAGCTTTACGTCCGTCCGCTATATCCAGCACAAATACTAG
- the mdoH gene encoding glucans biosynthesis glucosyltransferase MdoH: MARTVLLRFFALFSAAGLSLAGAWLFLRVTGEGGLNWLDLLRCALVAISSFWLVWGGVPAVLGVFAPRRKTPPETGALQSRTAILVPVYNEDPLATFSRVAAMNRSLVRLGVAEHFHFAVLSDTQDLRIAAAEAAEFQRLLAEPQSEGRIFYRRREVNVGRKAGNIEDFICRSGGAYEFALILDADSLMEGETIVAMTRRLEEDPELGLLQTVPTIIHAQTLFGRSIQFAAAYLSPTFARGAAVMQGREGPYWGHNAMVRMRAFAASCGLPELSGKPPFGGHILSHDYVEAALLSRAGWKVEVDPWLKGSYEEAPDNLIEYAKRDRRWCQGNLQHGRLLLAPGLKAWSRFTFIQGIMAYLASPLWLLLLAASLAGAMLPNLPAITADFSTSPIPVWILGVAVACILVLPKLMILARGAPDGSNRRFGGTLAAFGSVMSEIVLSTILAPTMLLMQSRSVAQVLFRIDGGWPATQRGQTLVPLVDAFRATWWIVVIATLALGATLIGAPSAALWLAPATVPAMAAPILVWATSRPRRTAGSRLFVTDMEADPSAVIREQRAILASWGGVHQPIEGHAAPVLMNSSGHVTA, from the coding sequence ATGGCCCGGACAGTCCTTCTCCGCTTCTTCGCACTTTTCTCGGCCGCCGGGCTTAGCCTCGCGGGCGCCTGGCTGTTCCTGCGTGTCACTGGAGAAGGCGGGCTGAACTGGCTCGACCTGTTACGCTGCGCCCTCGTCGCCATCAGCAGCTTCTGGCTGGTCTGGGGCGGGGTGCCCGCAGTCCTGGGTGTATTTGCGCCGCGCCGAAAAACTCCCCCGGAGACCGGTGCGCTGCAGTCCCGCACCGCGATCCTCGTCCCGGTCTACAACGAAGACCCTCTTGCGACTTTTTCGCGTGTCGCCGCCATGAATCGCAGCCTGGTCCGGCTCGGCGTTGCCGAGCATTTTCATTTTGCAGTGCTTTCCGACACGCAGGATTTGAGAATTGCGGCTGCGGAAGCAGCGGAGTTCCAGCGTCTTCTGGCCGAACCCCAGAGTGAAGGGCGGATTTTTTATCGGCGCCGCGAGGTCAATGTCGGACGCAAGGCCGGCAATATCGAGGACTTCATCTGCCGGTCCGGCGGCGCCTATGAGTTTGCCCTGATCCTCGATGCGGATAGCCTGATGGAAGGCGAGACGATCGTCGCCATGACGCGTCGGCTCGAGGAAGATCCCGAACTGGGCCTGCTGCAGACCGTGCCCACGATCATCCACGCACAGACCCTGTTCGGGCGCTCCATCCAGTTCGCCGCGGCCTATCTGTCACCCACCTTCGCCAGGGGCGCGGCCGTGATGCAGGGGCGCGAAGGCCCCTATTGGGGGCATAATGCCATGGTGCGCATGCGCGCCTTTGCGGCCAGTTGCGGTCTTCCCGAGCTTTCCGGCAAGCCTCCCTTCGGTGGGCATATTCTGAGCCATGACTATGTCGAGGCAGCGCTTCTGTCGCGCGCCGGCTGGAAGGTCGAAGTCGATCCCTGGCTCAAGGGGTCGTATGAGGAAGCGCCGGACAATCTCATCGAATATGCCAAGCGCGATCGCCGCTGGTGCCAGGGAAATCTGCAGCACGGACGGCTTCTCCTTGCGCCCGGCCTCAAGGCGTGGAGCCGCTTTACGTTCATTCAGGGCATCATGGCCTATCTCGCCTCCCCGCTGTGGCTGCTGCTGCTCGCAGCGAGCCTGGCAGGCGCCATGCTGCCGAACCTGCCTGCGATCACGGCGGATTTTTCGACCTCACCGATCCCGGTCTGGATCCTCGGCGTGGCCGTGGCTTGCATTCTCGTCCTGCCAAAACTGATGATCCTGGCCCGAGGGGCACCCGATGGCAGCAACCGCCGTTTTGGCGGCACACTGGCGGCCTTTGGCTCGGTCATGAGCGAGATCGTGCTTTCCACGATCCTGGCGCCGACCATGCTGCTTATGCAAAGTCGCTCGGTCGCCCAGGTCCTGTTCCGGATCGATGGAGGCTGGCCTGCCACCCAGCGCGGCCAGACGCTTGTTCCCCTTGTCGACGCCTTTCGCGCCACGTGGTGGATCGTCGTCATCGCTACACTGGCGCTCGGCGCCACGCTGATTGGTGCTCCTTCGGCGGCCTTGTGGCTGGCTCCGGCCACGGTGCCCGCCATGGCGGCGCCCATCCTCGTCTGGGCGACGTCGCGCCCCCGCCGCACGGCAGGATCAAGGCTGTTCGTCACCGATATGGAGGCGGATCCGTCTGCGGTGATCCGTGAGCAAAGGGCCATATTGGCGTCCTGGGGCGGAGTGCACCAGCCAATCGAGGGCCATGCCGCGCCCGTCCTGATGAATTCGAGCGGCCATGTCACTGCCTGA
- a CDS encoding glucan biosynthesis protein G, translating to MTRHHNSHPSRRMVLAGLGFSLFLVSTTALTRPLLAQDVADAPFEFDAFAERMKTLAAQPFEPVSVDIPSAFQGLDYDAYRKIEYRADASRWADEAAGYRLQAFHLGWLYNEPVKIFEIEDGVARPLDFGAADFNYHDAAISEAAGAGVFPGVAGLRVNYPLNRPEALDELVSFLGASYFRALGRNNIYGASARGLVLNSWVDVPEEFPRFSELYVEKPGADGRLVVYAALESPSLTGAYRFIITPASDAAQESVMEVTARLFFRTDVQELGIAPLTSMFLYAEANRGGFDDYRPQVHDSNGLLVQRESGEVMWRALNNSEWLGNSYLAENNPAAFGLYQRGRDFESYQDAGAHYERRPSVRVEPIGQWGQGMVRLIEIPARLEADDNIVAFWIPAEPARAGDAREYSYRLIWGDLNPDQDPTMAYVAETRGGIGGVSGVENAPNLRKFVVDFKGGELATLPAGSPIDVLATLGGGVIRNSVLSRIEANDVWRLVLDVEADPGATLELKAYLVGMGKKLTETWLYQWRPAA from the coding sequence GTGACGCGTCACCACAATAGCCACCCCAGCCGCCGTATGGTGCTGGCCGGACTTGGCTTTTCTCTTTTTCTCGTTTCAACGACAGCGCTCACCAGGCCCCTTTTGGCCCAGGATGTCGCTGACGCCCCGTTTGAGTTCGATGCGTTCGCCGAACGCATGAAAACCCTCGCTGCCCAGCCCTTCGAACCCGTCTCCGTAGATATCCCATCGGCGTTCCAGGGCCTCGACTACGACGCCTATCGGAAGATCGAATACCGCGCTGACGCCAGCAGATGGGCAGATGAGGCGGCAGGATACCGCTTGCAGGCGTTTCACCTCGGCTGGCTCTATAACGAGCCGGTCAAGATCTTCGAGATCGAGGACGGCGTCGCGCGTCCACTCGATTTTGGTGCCGCCGATTTCAACTATCATGACGCCGCGATCAGCGAGGCCGCCGGGGCAGGGGTGTTTCCGGGCGTTGCCGGCTTGCGGGTCAATTATCCTCTCAACCGTCCCGAAGCGCTCGACGAACTGGTGAGCTTTCTCGGCGCGAGCTATTTCCGCGCCTTGGGCCGCAACAATATCTACGGCGCGAGCGCCCGCGGGCTGGTTCTCAATTCATGGGTCGACGTGCCCGAGGAATTTCCGCGTTTTTCCGAGCTGTACGTGGAAAAGCCTGGGGCAGACGGGCGGCTGGTCGTCTATGCGGCGCTCGAAAGCCCGAGCCTCACCGGTGCCTACCGCTTCATTATCACTCCGGCCAGCGATGCGGCCCAGGAAAGCGTCATGGAGGTTACGGCTCGACTGTTCTTCCGCACGGACGTGCAGGAGCTCGGCATCGCGCCACTCACCTCGATGTTCCTTTATGCCGAGGCCAATCGCGGTGGATTCGACGATTACCGCCCCCAGGTGCATGACAGCAATGGGCTTCTGGTCCAGCGCGAATCTGGGGAAGTCATGTGGCGCGCGCTCAATAACAGCGAATGGCTGGGCAATTCCTATCTCGCCGAAAACAATCCTGCCGCATTCGGCCTCTATCAGCGGGGCCGTGACTTCGAAAGCTATCAGGACGCCGGTGCCCATTACGAACGCCGGCCATCAGTGCGTGTCGAGCCGATCGGCCAGTGGGGGCAGGGCATGGTGCGGCTGATTGAAATTCCGGCCAGGCTCGAGGCTGACGACAATATCGTTGCCTTCTGGATTCCGGCGGAGCCGGCCCGGGCAGGGGACGCGCGCGAATATAGCTACCGTCTCATCTGGGGCGATCTCAATCCGGATCAGGACCCGACAATGGCCTATGTGGCAGAGACACGTGGCGGCATCGGTGGTGTGTCGGGCGTCGAAAACGCCCCGAACCTTCGCAAGTTCGTGGTCGATTTCAAGGGCGGCGAGCTTGCCACCCTGCCGGCCGGCAGTCCCATCGACGTTCTCGCCACCCTTGGCGGCGGCGTTATCCGGAACTCTGTGCTGTCGCGGATCGAGGCCAATGACGTCTGGCGTCTCGTTCTCGACGTCGAAGCCGACCCGGGCGCAACGCTCGAACTCAAGGCCTATCTGGTCGGCATGGGCAAGAAACTGACCGAAACCTGGCTCTATCAATGGAGGCCCGCCGCATGA
- a CDS encoding SDR family NAD(P)-dependent oxidoreductase — MNTIDLKDQVAVVTGGAQGLGFAMAQRILASGAKVSLWDRDSAVLDKAVAALGDGAASKVVDITDLPGLERVHGEVEAEVGPVSILVNSAGIAGTNAPLEDYDPDEWRRVVEINLNGTFYVNKVVIPSMKARNYGRIVNISSVAGKEGNPNLSAYSAAKAGVIGLTKSLGKELAKHDIAVNCITPATAKTRILDTLTEEFINYMLVRIPRGRFLEVDEAAAMVAWLVSKDNSFTTASVFDLSGGRCTY; from the coding sequence GTGAATACTATCGACCTTAAAGACCAGGTGGCCGTCGTGACCGGCGGCGCACAGGGGCTCGGTTTTGCCATGGCCCAGCGCATTCTCGCATCCGGCGCCAAAGTCAGCCTTTGGGACCGGGACAGCGCAGTGCTGGACAAGGCCGTTGCAGCGCTTGGCGACGGCGCCGCCAGCAAAGTGGTCGACATCACCGACCTTCCCGGACTCGAGCGGGTCCATGGCGAAGTGGAAGCCGAAGTGGGTCCGGTGTCGATCCTCGTCAATTCGGCCGGCATTGCCGGCACCAATGCCCCGTTGGAAGACTATGATCCGGATGAATGGCGACGGGTTGTCGAGATCAATCTCAACGGCACATTCTACGTCAACAAGGTCGTCATCCCCTCGATGAAGGCCAGGAACTACGGCCGTATCGTCAATATCTCGTCGGTGGCAGGCAAGGAAGGCAATCCCAATCTTTCGGCCTACTCCGCTGCCAAGGCCGGGGTGATCGGGCTGACGAAATCATTGGGCAAGGAGCTGGCCAAGCACGACATCGCGGTCAATTGCATCACTCCGGCGACGGCGAAGACGCGCATCCTCGATACGCTCACCGAGGAATTCATCAACTACATGCTGGTCCGCATTCCACGCGGCCGGTTCCTCGAGGTTGACGAGGCTGCCGCCATGGTCGCCTGGCTGGTTTCCAAGGATAACAGCTTTACCACGGCCTCGGTCTTCGACCTCTCCGGGGGACGCTGTACTTACTAG